One Felis catus isolate Fca126 chromosome D1, F.catus_Fca126_mat1.0, whole genome shotgun sequence DNA segment encodes these proteins:
- the LOC101084823 gene encoding olfactory receptor 52N1 codes for MSFLNDTSLTPVSFILNGIPGLEEVHLWISFPLCTMYSIAITGNFGLIYLIYSEEALHRPMYIFLALLSFTDVLMCTSTLPNTLCILWFNLKEIDFKACLAQMFFVHTFTGMESGVLMLMALDRYVAICYPLRYATILTNSVISKAGLLTFLRGVILVIPFTFLTKHLPYCRGNVIPHTYCDHMSVAKISCGNVRINAIYGLMVALLIGGFDILCITISYTMILRAVVSLSSADARQKAFSTCTAHICAIVITYVPAFFTFFTHRFGGHTIPPHIHIIMANLYLLMPPTMNPIVYGVKTKQIREIVIRFLFKEKDNSHNI; via the coding sequence ATGTCATTCCTAAATGACACCAGCCTAACTCCAGTTTCATTCATCCTAAATGGCATCCCCGGGCTGGAAGAAGTACATTTGTGGATCTCCTTCCCCCTGTGTACCATGTACAGCATTGCAATCACAGGAAACTTTGGTCTTATATACCTCATTTACTCTGAAGAAGCCCTACACAGACCTATGTACATTTTCCTAGCCCTTCTATCCTTCACAGATGTGCTCATGTGCACCAGCACTCTTCCCAACACCCTCTGCATATTGTGGTTCAACCTCAAGGAGATTGATTTCAAGGCCTGCCTGGCCCAGATGTTCTTTGTGCACACTTTCACAGGAATGGAGTCTGGGGTGCTCATGCTCATGGCCCTggaccgctatgtggccatctgctATCCCCTGCGCTATGCTACTATCCTCACAAATTCAGTCATTTCCAAGGCTGGACTCCTCACTTTTCTTAGAGGTGTAATACTTGTTATCCCTTTCACTTTCCTCACCAAGCACCTGCCATACTGCAGGGGCAATGTCATACCTCACACCTACTGTGACCACATGTCTGTGGCCAAGATATCCTGTGGTAATGTTAGGATCAATGCCATATATGGTTTAATGGTTGCCCTCCTGATTGGGGGCTTTGACATCCTGTGCATCACAATCTCCTACACTATGATCCTCCGGGCAGTTGTGAGTCTATCATCAGCAGATGCCCGGCAGAAGGCCTTTAGCACATGCACTGCTCACATCTGTGCCATTGTCATCACCTATGTCCCAGCCTTCTTCACCTTCTTTACTCACCGGTTTGGGGGACACACCATTCCTCCACATATACACATTATTATGGCTAATCTCTACCTGCTCATGCCTCCCACAATGAACCCTATTGTGTATGGGGTGAAAACCAAGCAGATACGAGAAATTGTTATTAGATTCTTGTTTAAGGAAAAGGACAATTCTCACAACATTTAA